From the Moraxella sp. FZFQ2102 genome, the window TTGGGTGCTGCTTGGGCTCGTGGTACAGCCGCCGATACTAGGGGTATCACAAGCGTTTAATGCCCTATTGGTCGCCTTATTTGCTGGCGTTATTGCCACATCACTATTTTTGTACGCTCGCTCAAAGGCAGCCAATGGCGGTCAAATCGCTGGGGTCGATGCCACTCAAGCCACCGAAGTGATTTTTTCGCTGATTGGCGGTGTGCTACTACTTGGTACACCGATGCCATCGGTGATGAGCTGGATTGGCATTGCGATGGTGAGTGTTGGTATTGTGTTATTTTGTCGGATGCAAAGTTAGATGAATTTACCGTTTAGCCCTGAGCAAATGATCTATCTATTGGACATGGTCGGCATCATCGCCTGTGCAATTGCTGGTACGACGCTTGCTCTGTACAAGCGATTTGATTTGTTTGGCTGTATCTTGGTGTCGATGGTCAATGCCATCGGTGGTGGCACACTTAGAGATGTGATGCTAGGTCGCCATCCGCTGTTTTGGATGACGGATCTCAACTATGTCGTTGTGATTACACTGACATCGATTTTGGGGCAGATGTTTTTTTACCGTCATCAGAAGATTGATGGGATGTTAAAATTATTTGACGCTATCGGTTTGGCAGCGTTTAGCGTGATTGGTCTGACAGTGGCGTTATCGCTTGATGCACATCCAATCATTGCCATACTGATGGCGGTGATGACGAGTATCGCAGGCGGTATCATGCGTGATATGATCTGTAATGAAATCCCCTTGGTGCTCCAAAAAGAAATCTACATCTCAGCCAGTATCATAGGCTCAGTGCTGTATCTGACACTGCTGCACTTCGGTGTCGCTGACTGGGTGCGTGAGACGGTGGCACTGATTAGCATCTTTGGCATACGGATGCTGGCGGTGAAGTTTGATTGGCATTTGCCATCGATACAGTTGAGACGGTGAAATATCACTAGCGGTCAGTTGATACATCAAT encodes:
- a CDS encoding trimeric intracellular cation channel family protein, coding for MNLPFSPEQMIYLLDMVGIIACAIAGTTLALYKRFDLFGCILVSMVNAIGGGTLRDVMLGRHPLFWMTDLNYVVVITLTSILGQMFFYRHQKIDGMLKLFDAIGLAAFSVIGLTVALSLDAHPIIAILMAVMTSIAGGIMRDMICNEIPLVLQKEIYISASIIGSVLYLTLLHFGVADWVRETVALISIFGIRMLAVKFDWHLPSIQLRR